A genomic window from Deltaproteobacteria bacterium includes:
- the nuoF gene encoding NADH-quinone oxidoreductase subunit NuoF, which yields MAEKVLLRHFDIPNFHQLDVYVANGGYEVARKTLTTMKPEEVTEQVKASNLRGRGGAGFGTGMKWGFLPKDSQKPVYLCCNADESEPGTFKDRAIIEWNTHILLEGILISSYAIKSHVCYIYIRGEFVFGAQRLEEQIAEAYAKGYLGKNIFGTGYDLDVYVHRGAGAYICGEETGLIESLEGKRAYPRIKPPFPAAYGLFGCPTIVNNVETLACVPMIMDKGAAWFKAIGPESGPGPKLFCVSGHVEKPGLYELPMGISLRTLLYDHCGGIRGGKKLKAVMPGGSSFPLLTPDQIDAPMDFDSMRKINAFLGSAGVIVMDEDTCMVKALEVIARFYHLESCGQCSPCREGTGWLHKLLIRLEEGHGKMEDIDRLDTIAANMMGNTVCVLADAAAMPTQSFLSKFRDEFVAHVTLGRCPFKKEGEGAHRHQHAA from the coding sequence ATGGCCGAAAAGGTATTGCTGCGTCATTTTGATATTCCCAACTTTCATCAACTCGATGTCTATGTTGCCAATGGGGGCTACGAAGTCGCTCGCAAAACGTTGACAACCATGAAACCTGAAGAGGTCACTGAACAAGTGAAAGCCTCTAATCTGCGTGGTCGTGGTGGTGCAGGTTTTGGGACTGGCATGAAGTGGGGTTTCTTGCCCAAAGATTCGCAGAAACCGGTTTACCTGTGCTGTAACGCCGACGAAAGCGAACCTGGTACCTTCAAAGATCGTGCGATCATTGAGTGGAATACGCACATCTTGTTAGAAGGCATTCTGATTTCTTCTTACGCTATCAAATCCCACGTCTGTTACATCTACATTCGTGGTGAGTTTGTCTTTGGTGCGCAACGCTTGGAAGAGCAAATTGCTGAAGCGTATGCCAAGGGATACCTCGGCAAGAATATCTTTGGTACTGGCTATGATCTTGATGTCTATGTGCATCGTGGTGCTGGTGCCTATATCTGTGGTGAAGAGACTGGCCTGATCGAATCACTTGAAGGCAAACGCGCATATCCGCGGATCAAGCCGCCATTTCCAGCGGCCTATGGGTTGTTCGGGTGTCCGACGATTGTCAACAATGTCGAAACCCTGGCGTGCGTACCGATGATCATGGACAAAGGCGCAGCCTGGTTCAAAGCAATTGGGCCAGAAAGTGGACCTGGACCGAAATTGTTCTGTGTCAGTGGTCACGTGGAAAAACCTGGGCTGTATGAACTGCCGATGGGAATTTCGTTGCGTACGCTATTGTACGATCACTGTGGTGGTATCCGTGGCGGCAAGAAATTGAAGGCGGTGATGCCTGGTGGTTCGTCCTTTCCGTTGCTGACTCCAGACCAAATCGATGCGCCGATGGACTTTGATTCGATGCGGAAGATCAACGCATTTCTCGGTTCAGCAGGGGTCATCGTTATGGACGAGGACACTTGCATGGTGAAAGCGCTTGAGGTGATTGCTCGCTTTTACCATCTCGAATCCTGTGGACAATGCTCACCATGTCGCGAAGGGACGGGGTGGTTGCATAAACTTCTCATCCGTCTCGAAGAAGGGCATGGGAAAATGGAAGACATTGATCGCCTGGATACAATTGCTGCCAATATGATGGGTAATACCGTTTGCGTGTTAGCTGATGCTGCCGCGATGCCAACACAAAGTTTCTTATCCAAGTTTAGAGATGAGTTTGTGGCACATGTCACCCTTGGTCGGTGTCCGTTTAAGAAAGAGGGCGAAGGTGCTCATCGTCATCAGCATGCAGCGTGA
- a CDS encoding Uma2 family endonuclease translates to MAAVSTPHRFTRDEYYRIGETSLFADKRMELLDGEIIDIAPHNPPHASRIARLSFLLFRLLGTAFTIRAQLPIILNDWSEPEPDVAICRFDADDYPQVHPQASDVFLVIEVAESTLAFDRSRKGAVYAGSAIPEYWIVNLVDRRIEVFSGPDLANRRYRQERVAVPGDTLLLPGGVSLAVADVW, encoded by the coding sequence ATGGCTGCTGTGTCAACACCGCATCGTTTTACGCGTGACGAGTATTATCGAATAGGCGAAACCAGCCTATTTGCAGATAAACGTATGGAATTACTCGATGGCGAGATCATCGATATAGCACCTCATAATCCCCCACATGCAAGTCGCATCGCGCGTTTGAGTTTCCTGCTGTTTCGCTTGCTAGGGACAGCTTTTACCATCCGTGCCCAACTCCCTATTATCTTAAACGATTGGAGTGAACCAGAACCGGATGTTGCAATCTGCCGATTTGATGCAGACGACTATCCCCAGGTGCATCCACAGGCAAGCGACGTGTTCCTTGTAATTGAGGTGGCAGAGTCAACACTTGCATTTGATCGTAGCCGCAAAGGGGCTGTGTATGCGGGGAGTGCCATTCCCGAATATTGGATTGTCAATCTCGTCGACCGTCGGATCGAGGTGTTCAGTGGCCCTGATCTTGCGAATCGACGTTACCGCCAAGAACGGGTTGCCGTTCCTGGCGATACGCTGCTACTCCCGGGCGGAGTGAGCCTCGCAGTTGCAGATGTGTGGTAG
- a CDS encoding 2Fe-2S iron-sulfur cluster binding domain-containing protein produces MPTIEIDGKKVTVPDGYNVIQAAEQLDIEVPHYCYHPGLSISGNCRMCLVEIEKMPKLQIACNTKVTEGMVVKTTSPKVKAAQTAVLEFILVNHPIDCPICDQAGECKLQDYYMDYGKHQSQIPLEAKVEKKKVVDIGPQVVLDQERCILCARCTRFLDEVTKTSELGLFARGDHTYIDLFPGKKLDNPYSANVVDVCPVGALTHKDFRFKARVWYLEKVESICTKCANGCNIDIYHRRGQMFRFRPRSNPDVNQYWMCDEGRLWYKEFQKESRILNPVARENGAFTPISWDHAVSRVLDRVSQVKEQHGAKAIAGIVGAKATNEEAYLFTRLLQEQVGTTAIAGLSWSPANAAHDDFLIKADKNPNTRGLKALGLLNGGPTAEDVLNAAEKGEVKVLLVFAADLSAAFPQDKLDKALGNAEVIVCDTDYSGTAEYADVLLPIGTAPETDGTYTNHAGRVQRARQAFPPPGEAKTGWEVLATLRGKLGGTEPVSITEVFGEISQKVSSFAGLTYGKLGSQGMSLAS; encoded by the coding sequence ATGCCAACAATTGAAATCGACGGAAAAAAGGTCACGGTCCCTGACGGATATAATGTGATCCAAGCAGCGGAGCAGCTCGATATCGAGGTGCCGCACTACTGTTATCATCCAGGATTAAGCATCTCCGGGAACTGCCGCATGTGTTTGGTCGAAATCGAGAAGATGCCGAAGTTGCAGATTGCCTGCAACACCAAAGTCACTGAAGGTATGGTCGTGAAAACGACGAGCCCAAAGGTGAAAGCTGCGCAAACAGCGGTGCTGGAATTTATCCTGGTTAACCATCCCATCGACTGTCCGATTTGTGACCAAGCTGGTGAGTGTAAGCTGCAAGACTATTACATGGATTATGGCAAGCATCAGAGCCAGATTCCTTTAGAGGCGAAGGTCGAGAAGAAGAAAGTGGTCGATATTGGTCCACAGGTGGTGCTCGACCAAGAGCGTTGCATCCTTTGTGCTCGTTGCACCCGTTTCCTTGATGAAGTGACGAAAACCAGCGAACTCGGCCTCTTTGCGCGCGGTGACCATACCTACATTGACCTCTTCCCCGGCAAAAAACTTGACAATCCGTATTCGGCGAATGTGGTCGATGTGTGTCCGGTTGGTGCGCTCACGCACAAAGATTTTCGCTTCAAAGCGCGCGTGTGGTACCTCGAAAAAGTGGAGTCGATTTGCACAAAGTGTGCGAACGGTTGCAATATCGATATCTACCATCGGCGCGGGCAGATGTTTCGTTTTCGTCCACGCTCCAATCCGGATGTGAACCAGTACTGGATGTGTGATGAAGGTCGGCTTTGGTACAAAGAGTTTCAGAAAGAAAGCCGTATTCTCAATCCGGTGGCACGAGAGAATGGCGCCTTTACGCCGATTTCTTGGGATCACGCGGTCAGTCGCGTGCTTGACCGGGTGTCCCAGGTGAAAGAGCAACACGGCGCGAAGGCTATCGCGGGAATTGTTGGTGCCAAAGCGACCAATGAAGAAGCCTATTTATTTACCCGGCTTCTCCAAGAGCAGGTTGGTACGACCGCCATTGCCGGGCTTTCGTGGTCGCCAGCGAATGCCGCGCATGATGATTTCCTGATCAAGGCTGACAAAAATCCCAACACGCGAGGATTAAAGGCCCTTGGCTTGCTGAATGGTGGACCGACAGCAGAGGACGTGTTGAATGCAGCAGAAAAAGGTGAGGTGAAGGTGCTGCTCGTGTTTGCGGCTGATCTGAGCGCTGCCTTTCCGCAAGACAAACTCGACAAAGCTTTGGGCAATGCCGAAGTCATCGTTTGTGATACCGACTATAGCGGTACCGCTGAATATGCAGATGTGCTGCTTCCAATTGGTACGGCGCCGGAAACTGACGGAACCTATACGAATCATGCTGGTCGGGTACAACGTGCACGCCAGGCATTTCCTCCTCCAGGAGAAGCCAAAACAGGGTGGGAAGTCCTCGCGACGCTGCGAGGTAAGTTAGGTGGAACTGAGCCAGTGTCGATTACTGAGGTCTTTGGGGAAATATCGCAGAAAGTGAGTTCCTTCGCTGGCCTCACCTATGGCAAGCTCGGGTCGCAGGGGATGTCGTTGGCGAGCTAG